A stretch of the Kroppenstedtia eburnea genome encodes the following:
- a CDS encoding DUF4244 domain-containing protein has protein sequence MDFLRLLLRKVRNRRGSPTVEYVFVMVAAAMLAGIVVGIVKSEPVQASLRQVILCSVPFLYDENGEPSCKAGKYMAKEDPEPEPPAEEPNPLQLVTKPDFESTPPVKPVKSDPPWYECALSWDCIKKKGGELLSGPSEEKKKQLREERIKRLLQEARQHCGNDQECIANYVGKPIAYDQMGKHPQFKGLIGFSKLIGAITGGDPFFELVSFGMDHPAFTIGLAATIIALFASPPLGGTMLVSGAISGGVSWLQGNDPDTILRDAGIGGFAGVFGYGVFAGVTRYAGARLAQSTLSPFIQKWLPKIIGGGSGGVADQSAFDWLRDRKFDWRSATIAGMIGMLIPYAGAVIDGAPALGKQLQQMIPGVSGDGTLAMPWVKKNGQEAAEGYNKASGKSGGGGKQAADDVGDIVSKSKSVDEIVNDLIGKDISETSLYKSLRERYDEKTARKIALNLERGNAFNAKMRSKYPHNEVYVKYKDKKGRWREGKVDSYDPDKGEIISRKYTPLADIQYQTARNYMNEFLTKYAPGTKIKDIPTQRKGSGHQNDGLAGESLEGDMILEVPVQKKPVPRNVREYATDHDIIIRDEKGKVYNPEVLE, from the coding sequence TTGGATTTTTTACGTTTGCTCCTTCGAAAGGTAAGAAATAGAAGGGGTTCCCCCACCGTTGAATATGTGTTTGTGATGGTGGCCGCCGCGATGTTGGCGGGAATTGTGGTCGGAATTGTGAAAAGTGAGCCCGTGCAGGCATCCCTACGACAAGTCATTCTTTGCTCTGTTCCCTTCCTTTACGATGAAAACGGAGAACCTTCCTGTAAGGCCGGGAAGTACATGGCCAAAGAAGACCCGGAGCCGGAACCTCCGGCGGAAGAACCAAATCCTCTTCAATTGGTCACAAAGCCTGATTTTGAATCCACACCTCCGGTAAAGCCGGTGAAAAGCGATCCACCTTGGTATGAATGTGCACTGAGCTGGGACTGCATCAAGAAAAAAGGGGGAGAGCTTCTTTCCGGCCCCAGTGAAGAAAAGAAAAAGCAGTTGCGTGAAGAACGTATAAAAAGGCTTCTTCAGGAAGCACGTCAACATTGTGGAAACGATCAGGAATGCATTGCAAACTATGTCGGGAAGCCGATTGCGTATGATCAGATGGGAAAACACCCTCAATTCAAAGGTTTGATTGGCTTTTCCAAGCTGATTGGAGCCATCACCGGGGGCGATCCGTTTTTTGAGTTAGTCAGTTTTGGAATGGATCATCCCGCATTTACCATCGGTTTAGCCGCAACCATCATTGCTCTCTTTGCCTCCCCTCCCCTTGGGGGAACGATGCTGGTCAGCGGAGCCATTTCCGGCGGTGTTTCGTGGCTTCAGGGAAACGATCCGGACACCATCCTGCGGGATGCGGGGATCGGTGGATTTGCGGGAGTCTTCGGTTATGGTGTGTTTGCCGGTGTCACCCGATATGCGGGAGCCCGATTGGCCCAATCCACGCTCAGTCCATTCATACAGAAGTGGTTGCCCAAGATCATCGGCGGCGGCAGTGGTGGAGTGGCGGATCAATCGGCGTTTGACTGGCTGAGAGATCGCAAATTCGATTGGAGAAGTGCCACCATTGCGGGCATGATCGGCATGCTGATCCCCTATGCCGGAGCGGTCATCGACGGCGCCCCCGCTCTGGGCAAACAACTGCAACAGATGATCCCCGGTGTCTCCGGCGACGGCACACTGGCCATGCCGTGGGTGAAGAAAAACGGGCAGGAAGCGGCGGAGGGGTATAACAAGGCCTCGGGTAAAAGTGGTGGGGGTGGCAAACAAGCCGCAGATGATGTCGGTGACATCGTAAGCAAGTCCAAAAGTGTAGATGAGATCGTGAACGATCTCATCGGGAAAGACATCTCCGAAACATCGTTATATAAGTCTCTTCGTGAAAGGTACGATGAAAAGACAGCAAGGAAAATTGCTCTTAATCTGGAACGGGGAAATGCCTTCAACGCCAAAATGAGGTCAAAGTATCCTCACAATGAGGTATACGTGAAGTATAAAGACAAGAAAGGGAGATGGCGGGAAGGAAAAGTCGATTCCTATGATCCAGATAAAGGAGAAATCATATCAAGGAAATATACTCCATTGGCTGATATTCAGTATCAGACAGCCAGAAACTACATGAACGAATTCTTGACAAAGTATGCTCCCGGAACCAAGATTAAGGATATTCCCACCCAACGTAAAGGATCAGGACATCAGAATGATGGTTTGGCGGGAGAAAGTCTTGAGGGTGATATGATTTTGGAGGTGCCAGTGCAGAAAAAACCTGTTCCCAGAAATGTTCGGGAATATGCTACCGACCATGATATCATCATCAGAGATGAGAAGGGTAAAGTCTATAACCCGGAGGTTTTGGAATGA
- a CDS encoding DUF4145 domain-containing protein has protein sequence MKEQSLFAFLDGWQPAAAREAEDVERMVYDDPPSALIRSRKWLEGIVGWLLKEEGVVDVYENLAERTRALKREGIITEPIFDAMEQLRLEGNKAAHQNGYGTVEESLRTHRHLYQLAVWWTEVYGSADFQAPPYRHPPVNRGVDTAEIERVIIRALDEKLNSMESVLNRHRQPATATVVQTAEPKTITDSTSFSLTGYLLEQGLEWIDKRKSGGTLWVVGGWELNKVLFPLKERKIYFRFTPKGGRATHRQPSWYLMNKKTDGF, from the coding sequence ATGAAGGAACAATCCCTTTTCGCCTTTTTGGATGGATGGCAACCGGCAGCGGCCAGGGAAGCGGAGGATGTGGAGCGGATGGTCTACGACGATCCGCCCTCCGCTCTCATCCGAAGCCGCAAATGGCTGGAAGGGATCGTGGGTTGGTTGCTGAAAGAGGAAGGAGTCGTCGATGTCTATGAAAACCTGGCCGAGCGAACCCGGGCGTTGAAGCGGGAAGGGATCATCACCGAGCCGATCTTCGATGCGATGGAACAGCTCCGGCTGGAAGGAAACAAAGCCGCCCATCAGAACGGATACGGGACAGTGGAGGAATCCCTGAGGACCCATCGCCATCTGTACCAACTGGCAGTCTGGTGGACGGAAGTGTACGGGAGCGCCGACTTCCAGGCACCCCCCTACCGCCATCCCCCGGTGAACAGAGGGGTGGACACGGCAGAGATCGAGCGGGTGATCATCCGGGCGTTGGATGAGAAATTGAACAGTATGGAATCGGTGCTGAACAGACATCGGCAGCCGGCAACGGCCACGGTGGTCCAAACCGCCGAACCGAAGACGATTACGGATTCCACCTCCTTTTCTCTCACCGGATACCTGCTGGAGCAAGGCCTGGAATGGATCGACAAGCGGAAATCCGGTGGCACCCTGTGGGTAGTGGGAGGCTGGGAACTGAACAAGGTACTGTTTCCCCTTAAAGAACGCAAGATTTACTTCCGCTTCACCCCCAAAGGCGGCCGGGCAACTCACCGGCAGCCATCTTGGTACTTGATGAACAAGAAGACCGATGGTTTTTGA
- a CDS encoding helix-turn-helix domain-containing protein, giving the protein MNTLEVHDLGEIIRKVRKERGLRLEDLADENISPATISNVERGVPHVGHEKALYLINKLGIELSQVPELLHGQQLELKQLQKSLFQMECLCDSGDPRQALKKLDKLELENSHPYADYYYYIKGKSHSRLKNWSRAERALFNAVRLGSQTDTNIEASAFAELSLVSYYQNDLETALKYANSGIDAFTDNGSRSHTIHVLKRNKAIYLERLGRLGEALGVVHEVWDSLEKMEQVETKLTFYWLRAELSRRTGVYNEAIKYAEEGLELARFNYQHLSMFDLWIVLAGVYMELKEWDQAENYYSMALSLEGKLSEEDKKKFIDTYANLGLLYMKQNKMELAYKALNEAIRLGKKNNDAPHLSYALQAMGNFQRVQNNVQEAITYYQEGLEIARKHQLKKREYEILLYLAQCFENVDEQEFGKLTRNMYKIQLEIKNDGR; this is encoded by the coding sequence TTGAATACCCTGGAAGTTCACGATCTCGGCGAAATTATTCGAAAGGTGCGAAAGGAGAGGGGATTGCGGCTGGAGGATCTGGCTGATGAGAACATCTCCCCCGCCACCATCAGCAACGTGGAACGGGGGGTTCCCCATGTCGGCCACGAGAAAGCGCTCTATTTGATCAACAAGCTGGGAATTGAACTGAGTCAGGTTCCCGAATTGTTGCATGGACAGCAGCTGGAGTTGAAACAACTGCAAAAAAGCTTGTTCCAAATGGAGTGTCTGTGTGATTCGGGGGACCCGCGTCAAGCATTAAAAAAACTGGACAAGCTGGAGCTCGAAAATTCACACCCCTACGCGGACTACTATTACTATATCAAAGGAAAAAGCCACAGTCGCCTGAAAAACTGGTCCAGGGCGGAACGGGCCCTGTTCAATGCTGTCCGCCTGGGAAGCCAGACCGACACCAATATTGAAGCCTCCGCATTTGCGGAATTAAGCCTGGTCTCCTACTATCAGAATGATCTGGAGACGGCTCTCAAGTACGCCAACAGCGGGATCGATGCCTTTACTGACAACGGAAGCCGTTCACACACCATCCATGTCCTGAAACGGAACAAGGCCATCTATCTGGAACGGCTGGGCCGGCTGGGGGAGGCGCTCGGCGTCGTCCATGAGGTGTGGGACTCCCTTGAGAAGATGGAACAGGTGGAGACCAAGCTGACCTTTTACTGGTTGCGCGCCGAACTGTCCCGGCGAACCGGTGTTTATAATGAAGCGATCAAGTATGCGGAAGAAGGACTGGAGCTGGCCCGGTTTAACTACCAGCATTTATCGATGTTCGATCTCTGGATCGTCCTGGCCGGAGTCTATATGGAGTTGAAAGAATGGGATCAGGCGGAGAATTACTACAGTATGGCACTGAGCCTGGAAGGAAAGCTTTCCGAAGAAGATAAAAAGAAGTTTATTGACACATATGCCAACTTGGGACTTCTCTATATGAAACAAAACAAAATGGAACTGGCTTATAAGGCCTTAAATGAAGCAATCCGCCTCGGTAAAAAAAATAATGATGCGCCACACCTGTCTTATGCATTACAGGCAATGGGTAACTTTCAAAGAGTGCAAAACAATGTGCAAGAAGCTATTACCTACTATCAAGAAGGACTGGAGATTGCCCGAAAACATCAACTGAAAAAGAGAGAGTATGAGATACTCCTCTATTTGGCACAGTGTTTTGAAAATGTGGATGAGCAGGAATTTGGGAAACTGACGCGGAATATGTATAAAATACAACTCGAAATAAAGAATGATGGGAGGTGA
- a CDS encoding helix-turn-helix domain-containing protein gives MKTLEVHDIGEIIRKVRKERGLRLEDLADENISPATISNVERGVPHVGREKALYLIKKLEIDLDRVQELLQGQQLELERMEKALFRAECLQDLGDPRQALKKLAKLEVKNSHPFASYYYYILGKCHNRLGHWAKAERALFNALRLGDESDTNIISAAYTELSLLSYYQNDLEAALKYINNGIQAFKNNRDRPQFKYIMQRNKAIYLERLGRLGEAINIVHEVWDSLGEIEQIETKLSFYWLRSELSQRTGVYQEAIQYAEAGLELARFNYQPSHMFDLWIVLAEVYMKQGDWEQAEECFDLALTLRGKISSSDRDKFITAYSRLGLLYMKLNRQEEAAEMLEKAIRLGESCDDVPRLTTALHLMGDFHLQQNKREEAAVYYRRELEMARKHHLKKKEYQALLRLAQCFENVDEQEFARLTRRMYKVQLELTSEEGAIGEEVE, from the coding sequence TTGAAAACCCTTGAAGTTCACGACATCGGCGAAATAATCCGAAAGGTGCGAAAGGAAAGGGGATTGCGGCTGGAGGATCTGGCCGATGAGAATATCTCCCCCGCCACCATCAGCAACGTGGAACGGGGCGTACCCCATGTCGGCCGTGAAAAAGCCCTCTATCTGATCAAAAAACTGGAGATCGATCTCGACCGGGTGCAGGAGTTGTTGCAGGGACAGCAATTGGAGCTGGAACGGATGGAAAAAGCGTTGTTCCGGGCAGAATGTCTGCAGGATCTGGGCGATCCGCGCCAAGCCTTGAAAAAGCTGGCCAAACTGGAGGTAAAAAATTCCCATCCCTTTGCCTCCTATTATTACTACATACTCGGTAAGTGTCACAACCGCCTCGGACACTGGGCCAAAGCCGAACGGGCTCTGTTCAATGCCCTTCGCCTCGGGGATGAATCCGACACCAACATCATCTCAGCCGCTTATACGGAATTGAGTCTCTTGAGTTACTATCAGAATGATTTGGAAGCGGCTCTGAAGTACATCAACAACGGGATCCAGGCTTTCAAAAACAACCGGGACCGCCCCCAGTTCAAATATATCATGCAACGAAACAAGGCCATCTATCTGGAGAGACTGGGGCGGTTGGGGGAAGCGATCAACATCGTCCACGAAGTTTGGGACTCCCTCGGGGAGATCGAACAAATCGAGACCAAGCTCTCCTTCTACTGGTTGCGGTCTGAACTGTCCCAGCGCACCGGTGTTTACCAGGAAGCGATCCAATATGCTGAAGCCGGGCTGGAACTGGCGCGCTTTAATTACCAGCCTTCCCATATGTTCGATCTGTGGATCGTGTTGGCCGAAGTATACATGAAACAAGGGGATTGGGAACAGGCGGAGGAATGCTTTGATTTGGCACTCACTCTGCGGGGAAAGATCAGCAGTTCGGACCGGGACAAGTTTATTACCGCCTATTCCCGCTTGGGACTTCTTTATATGAAATTAAATCGGCAAGAAGAAGCCGCCGAAATGCTGGAAAAAGCGATCCGTCTCGGGGAAAGTTGTGACGATGTCCCCCGTCTCACCACCGCATTGCATCTGATGGGAGATTTTCACCTGCAGCAAAACAAAAGGGAAGAAGCGGCTGTTTACTATCGCCGGGAGCTGGAGATGGCCCGGAAACATCATTTGAAAAAAAAGGAGTATCAAGCTCTGCTCCGTTTGGCGCAGTGTTTTGAAAATGTGGACGAGCAGGAATTTGCGCGCCTGACACGAAGAATGTATAAAGTGCAACTAGAATTGACATCTGAGGAGGGCGCAATTGGTGAGGAAGTGGAGTAA